TCGGATTTCCACGAAGGTTACGCCATCAGGGATGGCGCTTTCAAGTTCAGGTGGCAACAGATCTCCCAGTTGGGTCAGCATCGTCATGGCACTGACCTTGGGATAGCGGACGGAGGTATCTGTCTGCACGTACTGGGATACGGGCGTGAATAAACCGGAAAACGGGTCATAGGCATGGAGGGTTACGCTGGGCATCGTGCTGGGGATGGCGGAAAGAATCGTCCCCTTGGGCGGACGTGCACCGTTCGCAGCGATATCTTCCAGTTCGCGCAGGATCCTGTCGCTTGATATGTCCTCGGTCAGTCTCCCGAGTTCTTCATCCTGAGCGTTCAGGAACAGGATGGTCGGGTGCTCCGTAATGCCGTACCGGTTAACGGCTTCCGTATCCTCCGAAATGCTGAAATACTGGTAACGGTAGGCTGGCGAGGTTGCTTCCATCTGTTCCATGACACCCAGCGCTTTGGAGCAGCCGCCGCAGCCCTTGAGCGCAAAGATGGCGATGGAGCTCACTTGCGTGTCACCAGTCCTCTGTTCTTCGACTGGAGATGTCTTGAACAGCATGAAGCCCCCCGCACCAAGCAGGATCAGGAAGGTCGCCAGCGCAATTCTCCACCGCCAGATTCGTGTGCGATTCATGTCTATAAAACATCCTTTCATAATCGAACAGGGATGCGTCCATGATGGACGTATCCCTGTTCGTTTGGAGTATATGGCTTCATGTCTGTCTTTAGGGCAGGAAATAATGGAGCAATGCCTGCAAATCACGCTGAGCGGGGTGATCCGCGAAGTCGCCGATCATCCGCTGAGCCTGTTCCGCATACGATCGGGCAAGCTCCTCGGTTTGCTTAATGGCGCCGCTTGCGGCGATACGCTGGATGACCTCGTCCATGTCAGCCTCCGCAGAGTGGGGGCCAAGCTGCCTGATTCCAGGTGCAAGGGCTGGATCGTTGAGGGCGTATAGCACCGGAAGCGTAATGTTGCCGTTTCGCAGGTCTGCGCCAGCCGGCTTGCCGATGGCCTCCTTGGGCTTCGTGAAATCGAGCAGGTCATCCCGGATTTGAAATGCCATGCCGAGCGACTCCCCGAATTGAAAGAGCCGCTCAGCAGTTCCGGCATCCGCATGAGCTGCTTCCGCGCCCGCTTTCAGGCAGTGAGCCATCAGCAGGGCGGTTTTGCAGCGTGTTTTCTCTAAATACTGCTCCATCGTCAGTCCGAAGTCGAAGCGGTGATGCAGCTGATCGTATTCTCCCATGCAAAGCTCGGTCACCAACGCCGCAAGCTCGGCTAATCGGTAGGCCTCGTCTTCGGAGATGTCTTCACTGCTCTTGTCGGACTCGTCATTCGGATGACCCGCGGCCCATTCGATGGCGCGGGCAATCATGTAGTTGCCGATGTGCACGGCCGTCTGGACATCCGTCGTTTCATGCAGGGTCGGCATGCCGCGCCGCATATCGGATTGATCGATAATGTCATCGTGCACCAGCGAGGCCATGTGTAAGTATTCAAGCAGTACAGCGGTTTTCATGACGGCCCGCTCATGACCGCTTTTTCCGAAACGGCTGCCGAGCACGACCATAAGCGGGCGCAGCCGCTTGCCGCCGGCGTTAATGAGATCCATGACGCTGCTCAGAACAACGGAGGGGGGAGTGAGGTCACGGTCTGAGGTGACTACCTCCCGGAGCAGGCGGTCGAAGGAAGCGAGATCGACTCCAATCTGGTTATGAATGTTCATCTGTATCAGCGCTCCTTTCCCTAGATAGCTCCTTACGCACTCCGCTGCTCCAGATAGCTGCGGATTTCACGCTTCAGCTCTTTAAGCAGGAGTTCGGGTGTGACGTTCTTCATTAGTTTCAGCTGCATGCGCTTATGGAGGGGGAGAAGCCGGGACAGCAGCTTCCATTCCTTCCGTTTGACGGCAATCCGGTACATGAGTCCAGTCAAATAATCGCCGTCCAGCAGCATACGCGTCAGTCTCTCGTTATCCTTCGCTTGCAGCTTGCCATGCTTGTTTAGTGCAGTATGAATCAGGATGCAGCAAGCCAGCACCGTCATTTTGCGTGAATAGGCAAGCTCATAAGCGTTGAGCATATCGGCGATGTCCCTCACCGGTCTGTTATCCATCTCCATCCAATCGATATCCGTTCCGGAATCGATATGCGACCGAAGCAGGTCGATCGTATCCTGTAATAGCTTCATATCCATCGTTATTGACTCCTTCCGGAAGGCTCGTGTTGATTAAGAGTGTGAATGCCAGTAGAACGGTTAGGGCTTGAGCTTGATACGGCAATGCGCGATACGATCAGCCCGTTCTATTGAGTAGAGAAGAATTAGTCCGTATACACGTACCAGCGCCTTACGATCGGTATTCGTTTCCATACCTTTTTCAGCCAAGGATATACATAGTAGTCCAGTCCGAACGTGCTGCCTGATCCGCCGATTAAGGCGATCCCGGCTGCCAGATACCACAGCATTTCGTTAGGTGCCATCCCCGATACCCATACCATCGCGCCCATGGCGACGCTGGCTACGGCTGCAGGTGCCGTGAACAATCCGACGATCAGCAGGATGCCGACGATCAGCTCAGCCAATACCATCGAGGTCTGAAATACATAGGCAAGCGAAGTATAGCCGCCGTCGCCGGTATAGAACATCAGGTCCATCGACCAATCGACAATGGATTTCATAAAATCCGGAACCGGGAGGGCGGATACCGCTTCGGCAGTATAAGCAGAGGCGGCAGACACTGCGTCTGCGGCTCCAGCCCCGGCAGCATCGGCACCTGCAGCGGATGCTGCGCTTACGCCGTCGGCTGCTTTGGCAGGAATGAGGAACACTTTATCCGGATCATCGATAATCTTGTGGATTTTATCCCATCCCTGTGAGAGCCACATCCATCCGGCAAAAATCCGCAGCGGAACGAGCCAGAAATTCGGCGAGCGCTTGGCAAAATGCCCGCCCACGAAGCTGCGGTTGTTCCGGACATGGAAGAATTCATGCAGTAGGTAGTGATACACCTTGTTGAAGCCGCAAACCTGGAACAGATAGAGCATGTTGATCAGATGTTTGACCAGCATGGCCGGGAAGCCGCTGAGCCTGAACATATGGCCCGGAACCCCCACGTTAGCTACTCCGTAGCGGCTGCCGATACAGACCATCGTGCCGTGGAACGTCGGTTTGTAGGATTTCATCGGTTTGTTTAATAATTCAGCCACGATGTTATGTGCAATGACCGGGGCTGCTAGTTCCGCATTTTCTACCATTTGAGGCACGGGTGCAGCCGCGCCCTCAGGAATGTAGAAAATATTGTCCCCGACGACATAAACGTTCGGATGGGCAGGAACTTGAAGTTTGTCGTTGGTCAAAATACGCTTGCGGCCTTTTTGCTCGACATCCATATTGCCGACCACATCGGAGCCTTCCACCCCTGCGGTCCAGATCACGGTACGGGATTTGATGTCGCTGCCGCCGACGGTAACACCGTCCGGTTTCACTTCCGTAATCTTGGAGCCTGTGATGATGTTGACGTTCATTTTGCGCAGCCGTTTCTCGGCTTTGCGGATCAATGGCTCGGGCAGGATCGGCAGGATCTTGTCGACCATGTCGGCAACGTGCAGCGTAACCTCGCTTGGATCCACGTAGAATTCCTTACATAATTGTTGCGTGAACTCGGCCAACTCGCCGATCATTTCAACCCCGGTGAATCCGCCGCCGACCACGACGAAGGTCAGCATTTCTTTGCGGACTTGCGGGTCGCGCTCCAGCACGGCTTTTCGGAACATATTCAGGGTGTGTTCTTTCAAACGGACCGCATCGTCATACGACCATAAGGTAAAGGCGTGTTGATCTGCGCCCGGTATGCCGAAGAAGGTTGGCTTGCTGCCTGTTCCGATGACCAGATAATCGTAGGAATAGGTTTGTTTCTCTCCACGGAGTGTTTGGCCGTCAAAGTCGATGCCGCCGATTTCATCCAGCACTACGTCTACATTGCGAAACCCGGAAAACACTTTCTTTAGGTCGATTTTGATGGAATCCTCCTCGACCCGGTTCGCGGCTACTTCATGCAGCTCGGTTAGCAGTGTATGATACGGCTTGCGGTCGATGAGTGTTATCCGCAAATCCTTCTGTTTGCGCAGTCGTTTAGCCAGCTTCTTGGCGGTAAGTATACCGCCATATCCGCCGCCCAGCACGATAATCTGTTTCATGCGAATCTCCCCTCAAGGAATAGTTGTCTTCTATCTATCGCTCTTGTGCTTATTTGGCGCCTTCGAGTGCTTTTGTTGCCAGCTCTACAAATCCGTTGACGTGGATCGACACACCGGAGATGGCATCGGTTTTACCGTCTTCCGCCGTTACGATGGCTTGCGGATCTTGTTTTTCAATCAAATACTGCTCGGCTTGGTAAGCCTGTTCATGCCATTCGGATTGAGCTCCGCCGTTCTTCATGCCGTATTCACCGGATTTGGAACGGGTAACTTTATCGGTACCGCCGTCTTTATGAATGCCGTTCCAGCTGACAGCGGCGATCTTGCCGTTAATAACGGTAACGTCGACGGTTTCCTTCCAGCCGGACTTAGCGTCAAAATCAGCCCCTTCTGCGTGATAGCTGCCGTCTTTGTACGGTCCTGCTTCAACAGGTCCCGCCGCCAGCGCTTTTGCTGCCAGTTCGGTAAATCCGTTGACATGGATCGATACCCCGGATACGGCATCCGTGCGGCCTTCGTCGTTTAAGGTCAAGCCTTCAACCGACTGCTGAGCCACCAGGTATTCCTCCATTTTGGCTGCCTGTTCATGCCATTCCGCTTGAGCGCCGCCTTTTTCCTTCATGCCGTAGAAGCCTTTTTCGGAAAATGTCTTTTTGTCCAAGCCGCCGTCCTTATGAAGTCCGTTCCAGTTGGCGCTGACGATCTTGCCGCCTTCGACCTTAATGGCAACAAGTTCCTTCCAGCCGGAGTCTTCGGCAAACTCGCCTTCAGCGTAATATAAGCCGTCCTGCAGGGTTCCATCTTGTGCAGGCTGTTCCGCATTAGTTGTGGTATCCGTGTTTTGGCTTTCCGCCGGTTTGTCCGTAGTGACAGGCTCTTTGTCTCCGTTGCCTCCGCAGCCTACGAGCAGCGCAAACATCAACATGACAGAGAGGGATAGAGAGAGTGTCCTTTTCATTCTGGTTTCCTCCTATAATTTTGTGAATTACTTCACAAATATTGTTCTTGAGTTCATTTTATTCTTAAAAGGAATAGTTATCGGTGAAAAAAATCACAAACAGTGTCGGTGCTTCATGTTCGAGTTGATTCCCGTCGATTGCTCATGAAGCACCATGGGTCAGATAATGCCTCGAATGTCATCCAGCGATTGGATGCCTTCGCTTTCCATCAATTCCATCAATTCTTCGGCCAGGGTATCGCCTGCGCGCAGGTTGATGAAGTTGTAGGTTCCGATCTGTACGGCTGCCGCACCTGCCATGATGAATTCGAGGATGTCCTCGGCGCTGCTGATTCCGCCGATTCCAACAACCGGGATGGATACTGACCGTGCTACCTGATGGACCATGCGGAGCGCTATCGGCTTAATTGCCGGTCCCGACAATCCGGCGTAGGCTCTGTCAAAAACGCTGCGACGTTCCCGAATATCAATCGCCATCGCTTGGATCGTATTGATGAGCGAAAGACCATCAGCGCCTTCGGCTTCACACATGCGAGCCATTTCCTTCAAATCCCTCGCACCGGGAGAGAGCTTGACGAGCAGCGGCAGCGTGGTCGCTTTCCGGACTGCGCGAACCACCTCTTGAGCCTGCTCATTCTCAACGCCGAAGGCCAGCCCGCCTTCCTTGATGTTGGGGCAGGAGATGTTGAGCTCAATCATGTCGACGGCTCGTTTGCCGGATGACCGTAACTTGAGGCTGGCTTCGGTAAGCAGCTCGGCGCCCTCCGTGTATTCCCGTATGGTGCCGCCGCCAAGATTGACGATGACTGCCGTCCCGTGCGAGGTCATCTCGGATAATTCATGCTCCAGAAAAGCATGGATGCCCGGATTCTCAAGGCCAATGCTGTTCATGATGCCGGATGGCGTTTCATAAAGCCGTGTTCCTGAATTGCCGAATCGTGGCGTCAGGGTCAATCCCTTGGAGATTATACCTCCAAGCTTGCGAAGCGGATACAGATCCGCATACGGTTTGCCGAATCCAAACGTGCCCGATGCCGCCAAAATCGGGTTCACCAGCGGTACGCCCGCCAGTTCACAATCGATGGAGATCATTCCAGTTCACCTCCTTCGCCGGAAATACGGGGCCATCGGTGCATACCTTGCGGCTTGAGCCAGCGGAGGTTAACGTGCAGCTGTTGCATGCCCCGATGCCGCAGCCCATTCGCTTCTCGATGGAGACGTGGAGCTTGGCATTGGTACCTTCCGCTTTTTGGGCCAGACTGCGCATCATGGCAACCGGTCCGCATGCGAATATCGTGTCATAGCGGCTCGGGTCCACGGCATCTACAATGGTGCCGCCGGATTTGACGGTGACATTGCGGCTGATTTCGTGAAATCCGTTGACCGCGAAGGGCACCCCGGTATATCCCAGATAGACGCTGGATTCAGGAATTTCCTTCGCAGCCAGCAGCAGCGGGGCTGCTCCAATGCCGCCTCCTACCAGTGCCGTCCGGCCTTGCGGCTTAGGGAATCCTTGCCCGAAGGGCCCCTCCAGCTGAATCTTGTCACCCGCTTGAAGCGCTGACAGCAGCCATGTGCCAGTTCCGTGCACGCGATATAAGAAGGAAACGGAGTCCTCCGTCAGATTATGGATGCTGATCGGTCGTGATAGCACGGGATAGGCATCCCAGCAGCGAAGCATGAAGAACTGTCCCATTCGTGCCGAATAGCTGCCTTGAACGGTAAGTCGATAGATGCGATGGGCCAGTCTGACATTTTGAATAACAAGGGCCACGTCCTCATTCTCCTCCCTTGGCGTACTTTTTCCGCCCGCTATGTTCCTTGCTACAGTATCACAGACCAAATAACGCTACCTGTGACTTTTCTCATATTCGGGTGTTATCCGGGCTTGATACCTTTTGTATACATATACGAGACAAAAAAAGGTGGGACCATACATGAGAACACTGGTAATCGTTGCACATCCGGGTCTGCATGAGGGATCAAGGATCAATCGCGAACTAATCGAAACGGTTATACATCATCATGAGGTGACGGTGCATGACCTCTATCAGCGGTATCCGGATGGACACATCGATATCGAGGCCGAACATCAATTGCTGCTCCAGCATGACCGCCTCGTGTTTCAATTCCCTTTTTGGTGGTACAGTTCTCCGCCCCTTCTGAAGCATTGGTTCGACGAGGTGCTGACCTTTGGATGGGCGTATGGTCCCGGCGGGGGCAAGCTCCAGGGAAAAGAGTGGGGCCTAGCCGTTACGACCGGCGGAGCCGCGGAAGCCTATGGCAGCGAAGGATACAACCGCTACACGGTGGAAGAGCTAACCCGGCCCTATGAAGTGACGGCGAGCCTGGTGGGCGCGCTGTACTTGCCGGTATTTACCGTTCATAATGCCATGCAGCTGACGGATGAAGAGCTGCGGCGTCATGCGAAGGATTTTGCGTTGTATGTTACAGGCGCGGTGAGATTCAGGTAAAGGTTGCTATTAAAGCGCAAGCTCCCTATCAGTGTGGTTCGATTTATGGTTGAGGGTGGACAAAACGACAGAATGTAAGCTCCAAACTCCAAATGGTGAATGTGGAGGCGGTAGCCCGTTGAAAAGTGAAGAACTGAATTGCTGATAAGTTAGCCTGGCGCCGAAGCTGCCGGGCTTTTCGGTGTTATTGGCAAATTTATGTACATTCCGGCATATCCCGAGCGATCAGGGGAGGCTGTCACTTTTGGTTGCAATAAAAGTCTTCTGGAGCTGCGCGATTCTGTTTATAGGCTCGGTTGCTTTTCTCGTAGGAGATCATCCTTCGATTTCCGTTAGCAGGCTAAACTTTTGCAAAAGAAAAAGCGAGACCTTGGGCTCTCGCTTTTTTCTCTTTTATAGAGAGGTGCCGTTATCCGTTCGGCGTATAAGCTACACCTTCTCCAGCGCACCGGCTGCGATCTCTTGGATATAGTGGCAGGCCGCCTGATGGCCTCCGCGCTCATCGACTTCTCGAAGCAACGGAGCTTCGGATCGGCAGCGATCCGTGGCATACATGCAGCGGGTATGAAACCGGCAGCCGGAAGGCGGGTTGATCGGGGACGGGACATCCCCCTTGAGAATGATGCGTTCCTTCTTGCGCTCGGGATCCAGTGTCGGGATGGCCGACAGCAGAGCGCGGGTGTAAGGATGCTGCGGGCGCCGGAAGAGGGAGTGTTTATCTGCGATTTC
This Paenibacillus sp. JZ16 DNA region includes the following protein-coding sequences:
- a CDS encoding PCYCGC motif-containing (lipo)protein; this encodes MNRTRIWRWRIALATFLILLGAGGFMLFKTSPVEEQRTGDTQVSSIAIFALKGCGGCSKALGVMEQMEATSPAYRYQYFSISEDTEAVNRYGITEHPTILFLNAQDEELGRLTEDISSDRILRELEDIAANGARPPKGTILSAIPSTMPSVTLHAYDPFSGLFTPVSQYVQTDTSVRYPKVSAMTMLTQLGDLLPPELESAIPDGVTFVEIRTEHGVTVVELSPSFRAFTGSKQGERAEEAIALTLQTFEGVNGVQVVSGAYRSDILYAEALAGRSDGKTDYLLHPDTPLPHISSVQEYNAAILHASHLAYMPCFCGCGDAGHSSNLNCYYAQEEDGRLTPTTHAKFCQTCLDITNMYLDGRQQGLSLKEIRQSVDRAYEGIEPTDTPMPMNE
- a CDS encoding polyprenyl synthetase family protein, which gives rise to MNIHNQIGVDLASFDRLLREVVTSDRDLTPPSVVLSSVMDLINAGGKRLRPLMVVLGSRFGKSGHERAVMKTAVLLEYLHMASLVHDDIIDQSDMRRGMPTLHETTDVQTAVHIGNYMIARAIEWAAGHPNDESDKSSEDISEDEAYRLAELAALVTELCMGEYDQLHHRFDFGLTMEQYLEKTRCKTALLMAHCLKAGAEAAHADAGTAERLFQFGESLGMAFQIRDDLLDFTKPKEAIGKPAGADLRNGNITLPVLYALNDPALAPGIRQLGPHSAEADMDEVIQRIAASGAIKQTEELARSYAEQAQRMIGDFADHPAQRDLQALLHYFLP
- a CDS encoding FAD-dependent oxidoreductase, whose product is MKQIIVLGGGYGGILTAKKLAKRLRKQKDLRITLIDRKPYHTLLTELHEVAANRVEEDSIKIDLKKVFSGFRNVDVVLDEIGGIDFDGQTLRGEKQTYSYDYLVIGTGSKPTFFGIPGADQHAFTLWSYDDAVRLKEHTLNMFRKAVLERDPQVRKEMLTFVVVGGGFTGVEMIGELAEFTQQLCKEFYVDPSEVTLHVADMVDKILPILPEPLIRKAEKRLRKMNVNIITGSKITEVKPDGVTVGGSDIKSRTVIWTAGVEGSDVVGNMDVEQKGRKRILTNDKLQVPAHPNVYVVGDNIFYIPEGAAAPVPQMVENAELAAPVIAHNIVAELLNKPMKSYKPTFHGTMVCIGSRYGVANVGVPGHMFRLSGFPAMLVKHLINMLYLFQVCGFNKVYHYLLHEFFHVRNNRSFVGGHFAKRSPNFWLVPLRIFAGWMWLSQGWDKIHKIIDDPDKVFLIPAKAADGVSAASAAGADAAGAGAADAVSAASAYTAEAVSALPVPDFMKSIVDWSMDLMFYTGDGGYTSLAYVFQTSMVLAELIVGILLIVGLFTAPAAVASVAMGAMVWVSGMAPNEMLWYLAAGIALIGGSGSTFGLDYYVYPWLKKVWKRIPIVRRWYVYTD
- a CDS encoding FMN-binding protein, whose amino-acid sequence is MKRTLSLSLSVMLMFALLVGCGGNGDKEPVTTDKPAESQNTDTTTNAEQPAQDGTLQDGLYYAEGEFAEDSGWKELVAIKVEGGKIVSANWNGLHKDGGLDKKTFSEKGFYGMKEKGGAQAEWHEQAAKMEEYLVAQQSVEGLTLNDEGRTDAVSGVSIHVNGFTELAAKALAAGPVEAGPYKDGSYHAEGADFDAKSGWKETVDVTVINGKIAAVSWNGIHKDGGTDKVTRSKSGEYGMKNGGAQSEWHEQAYQAEQYLIEKQDPQAIVTAEDGKTDAISGVSIHVNGFVELATKALEGAK
- a CDS encoding dihydroorotate dehydrogenase; the encoded protein is MISIDCELAGVPLVNPILAASGTFGFGKPYADLYPLRKLGGIISKGLTLTPRFGNSGTRLYETPSGIMNSIGLENPGIHAFLEHELSEMTSHGTAVIVNLGGGTIREYTEGAELLTEASLKLRSSGKRAVDMIELNISCPNIKEGGLAFGVENEQAQEVVRAVRKATTLPLLVKLSPGARDLKEMARMCEAEGADGLSLINTIQAMAIDIRERRSVFDRAYAGLSGPAIKPIALRMVHQVARSVSIPVVGIGGISSAEDILEFIMAGAAAVQIGTYNFINLRAGDTLAEELMELMESEGIQSLDDIRGII
- a CDS encoding dihydroorotate dehydrogenase electron transfer subunit, with product MALVIQNVRLAHRIYRLTVQGSYSARMGQFFMLRCWDAYPVLSRPISIHNLTEDSVSFLYRVHGTGTWLLSALQAGDKIQLEGPFGQGFPKPQGRTALVGGGIGAAPLLLAAKEIPESSVYLGYTGVPFAVNGFHEISRNVTVKSGGTIVDAVDPSRYDTIFACGPVAMMRSLAQKAEGTNAKLHVSIEKRMGCGIGACNSCTLTSAGSSRKVCTDGPVFPAKEVNWNDLHRL
- a CDS encoding NAD(P)H-dependent oxidoreductase — protein: MRTLVIVAHPGLHEGSRINRELIETVIHHHEVTVHDLYQRYPDGHIDIEAEHQLLLQHDRLVFQFPFWWYSSPPLLKHWFDEVLTFGWAYGPGGGKLQGKEWGLAVTTGGAAEAYGSEGYNRYTVEELTRPYEVTASLVGALYLPVFTVHNAMQLTDEELRRHAKDFALYVTGAVRFR